In the genome of Pontibacter actiniarum, the window CAGCTACGGATGTTGTACTGCTGTGCAGCGCCAACAGCAGTGGTCAGGAGCAGACATAGGAAAAGGATGGCGCGCAAGCAGTGCATTCGTTGTCTCCGTTTTGCCTCCGGTGGCGGGTCTCTCCTGGTCAGGATCCAACGCGAAAGCGGTTAAGGTATAGACTCCTTACGCATGCTCTGTGAAAAAGTATAAGGGAAATGGTTGCGTGTTCTTGGCTAGAACGCTGTTTTTGGCTGTAAACGTTAAATGTTTAGTAGTGAAAGAGGCTAAAGTTGAGAAATGAGTAACTTTGGGCACTTCGGCAGGCGCTTGCTAGCTGCCTGAAAGCCGAAACAAGGTAATTTCTTTTTCTGGTAGTAATACTCTTGCCTCTATGCCTGTAAGCATCTCAGTAGTCGTTATCACCTTCAACGAAGAGCGTAACATTGCGCGCTGCCTGGAGTCAGTCAGAAACGTGGCTGATGAAATCGTTGTGGTAGACTCTTTCTCAACGGACCGTACGAAGGAGATCTGCCTTTCTTTCGGGTGCCGGTTTGTGGAGCATCCCTTTGAGGGGCACATAGAGCAGAAGAACTATGCCTTAACCCAGGCTGCCCACTACCACGTGCTCTCGCTGGATGCCGATGAGGCCCTGTCGCCGGATCTGGAGCAGGCCGTGCTGGCGGCAAAAAGCAACTGGCAGGCCGACGCCTACAGTATGAACCGCCTCACCAACTACTGCGGCAAGTGGATTCACCACTCCGGTTGGTACCCGGACACCAAAGTGCGCCTGTTTGACCGCAGCAAGGCCACCTGGGGAGGCGAGAACCCCCACGATAAGATCATCCTGAGCAAAGGAGCCAAACTGCAGCACCTGCAGGGCGACCTGCTGCACTACTCGTACTACAGTGTGTCGCAGCACCTGGGGCAGATAAACAGGTTTACGGATGCTTCGTCTAAAGCCCTGATTCGGGATGGAAAGACTGTGTCGCTGCCGATGGTAATCCTGAAACCTGCCTTCCGCTTTTTCAGGGCCTATATCTTAAAGCGCGGTTTTATGGATGGGCCGGAGGGGTTTATCATTTCTGTTTCTTCTGCCGTGTCTGTTTACTACAAGTACGTCAAGCTGTACATGCACAACAAGCAGGTTAACAGGGGCAGCTGATCTATACTTGCTGCAGTACTTCTTTGTAAACGGCTAAGGTGCGCAGCGCTGTGTTCTCCTTCGAGAACTCCTGCAGAAGTTTGCTCGCCCCCTGTATGATAGTGCTGCGCAGGGCCGCGTTGGTGAGCACCTGGTGCACTTTCTCGGCAAGTATGGCCGGCGATTTTACAGGTGCCAGCAGCCCTGTGTCTTCGTTCCGCACGATTTCTGGTATGCCACCAGCCTTGGTCGCAACTACCGGTACCTGGCAGGCAAAGGCATCCAGGATGGTCGTTCCCAGCCCTTCCGTCTCGGAGGTAACCAGCATCACGTCCAGCTCCGGCATCAGCTGGGGGACATTATTTCTGAAGCCTGTGAAGACAAAGGACTGCTGCAGCTTCTTTTGCTGCACGTAAGCCTTTATTTCCTCTCGCAGCGGGCCATCTCCAACAATAAAGAAAAATGCCTCAGGGTGCTGCTTTAGCACCAGTTCAGCGGTATCTACAAAGGTATAATAGTCTTTGTGTGGGGCGATGGCAGACACATTGCCAATAAGCGGGGCTGATGGAGGCAGGTTAAACTCGCGGTGGAGCTTACCGTCCTTTTTGCTGTTGGCAAAGCGGCTAAGGTCAACGCCACTGTGCACCGTTACACAGAGCTCAGGGTGCTTCAGGCTTGCTGATACTACTTCCTTTATTTTATCAGAAACGCAAACAACGCGCTTAATGCCTTTGTAGTTATACTTTAACCGGGAGAGCAGATTGTTCTTAACCGGGAAATCCACGCGGCGGCTAAGTATAATAGGCAGGGTGTTGCCAAGCACATGCGACAGCACACTAATGGCATGCGAGTGGCCGCTGTGCACGTGCATTAAATCAACCTTGTTTTGCTTGCTGTAGGCTTTTACCCGCAGTGCCGTTACTACATCAAACTCATTGGCGAATGGCAGGGCCAGGTGCGGCAGCTGTTGTTGCTGGCAGTAAGTATGAAAGGCAGAGTGCTGCCGGCACGCTACCAGGTTGGTTACTCCCTGCTTGTCGAGCTCCTCTATCAGGTAGGCCACCTGTTGCTCACCGCCTCTCCATGTTTTCTCTGATACCAGATGTAGTATGCGCATTCCGTTGTGTTGGTTCTTACAGTCGTGTAGAAAGCCGGATGACAGGCTTTGGCGCCAAAGTTAGCCTACCTTTTGCGCTCTTACAATCATTGTTTCCCCAAAGAGGACAGGCTTTGAGTGTGTTTGAGAGATAATCTGCCTGTTGCGCGTTCGCTGGTCCTGGTCTTTCTCCTCCTTACTGTACACCATCTTTGTGGTGAGGTAAGCGAGGGGCACTAGCGGAAGGTACAGCCAGGAGGCAGGCTTTGTCTGGTTTGTCGTTACTACGTCAATCCTAAAGTTGCTGGAGTGCAGGAGGTAGCGCATCTCCGGGTAGGAGATCATGGCAATGTGGTGGGAGGGGTCAGGCCTTTGCTCATCCAGCGGCGACTTGCACTTGTTGTGGTGGCCTGTTAAGAACCACCTGAAGCGGGAGTGCAGCGAGCTGATGTTAGGGGTAGAAACGATAAAGTAGCCGCCGGGCTTTAGTATCCTGTTCACTTCCCTGGCGAAGTCAAACTGCTTGTTGATGTGCTCAATGCCGTCTATACAAACAACCACATCCACTGAGTTGTCCTCAAACGGCAGGGGCTTGGTCATGTCGCCCTGGATAAACTGGTCATGCGCTATCTGCAGCCCGTTTACAACATCAACGCTGACAATGTTGCTGTAGCCATTGTCCTTCAGCCGTTGGGTAAATGCGCCTGCTCCGGAGGGAACATCAAGAATACGGGCTCCTTTGTCGGCTGGCAGTAGGTTAAAGACGGTTTCGTGGGTGTTCTTGGAGGTATTGATGGGGATGCCTTTATAACTTCTTCTCATAAGAATCAGGAGTAACAGGTGCTGATCGGTTTAGGGTTTGCAATACTTATGGCTACAAATGATGATCGCCTACTAAATATAACAAATTATCTTCAATGGTAATCAAGTTTCAGTTCCGGAGAAAATATTGTACTTAAATACAATAATGCCTGCAACTTTAAAAATGCTACGTATAAGACCATACAAGCACATTTGGGCAGGCAGGCCGTAACCCTTAAGCCCCAAGCGTGGTATGTAATTAAAATTCCTATATTTGCGTATTACGCGCGATGGAGGACTTCACTAAAGTACAAAATCCATTAAAGTAAATGAGCGAGCAAACAGGTAAACAGCTTAGTAAAGAGGAAAAGGACGCACGGTTCGAGGCCGAACTGCTTCCTGTGCTGGACCCTCTGTACAATTTTGCCTACAGGCTCACCTTAGACGAAGACGACGCCAACGACCTGGTACAGGAGACTTACCTGAAGGCATACCGCTTTTTTGACTACTTCGAGCAAGGAACTAATGCAAAAGCATGGCTGTTCCGAATCCTGAAGAACTCTTTCATTAACGAGTTCCGGAAGAAGAGCAAACAGCCTGCCAAGGTAGACTACAGCGAGGTGGAGGGGTATTACAACTCCGAGGACGTGGAAGGTGAGAGCGGCGTGGCATCCACGACCGACATGCGCACTGAAAGCGTGCAGGACCTGATCGGCGACGAGGTGGCCAGCGCCCTGAATGCTCTGCCCGTGGACTTTAGGACAGTGATTATACTTTGTGATTTGGAAGGCTTTACCTACGAAGAGATGGCCAAGATATTGGACATCCCCATAGGCACCGTACGCTCCAGGTTGCACCGAGCCCGGAACTCTTTGAAAGAGAAGTTGGAAAAGTATGCTAAAGGCATGGGATATAACAGTTAGAGAAGAAAATTAAGAGTTTGAGTTAAGATGGAATCAAAAATTACAGAAGTATACCCAAAAGCACCTGGCGATGCGCGTACGGCCGACTGTGAGCAGGTATCTCACATGCTAGACCTGATGATTGACGGCGAGGCGTCCCCCGAGGAACAGAAGTTCTTCAACCACCATATTGAAGACTGCGTCAGCTGCTTCGAGAACCATCAAAAACAAAAGCTCTTGAAAGGGCTGATAACCGGCCACCTGAAGCGCGTGATTGTACCACATAGCCTGGTGCAGTCTATAAAAGCGAGGATTCAAGAAACGTTATAACCCCTAATGCAAGGCAAGATTATCATCTTCTCGGCGCCATCCGGTGCCGGTAAAACCACTATTGTAAAGCACCTGCTCAGCGTAAACCCCCAGCTGAATTTCTCTATCTCGGCCTGCACCCGCGACAAGCGCGGCCGCACCGAAGAGAATGGCAAAGACTACTACTTTATCACGCCCGAGGATTTTAAGAAGAAAATCGCAAACGATGAGTTTGTAGAGTGGGAGGAGGTATACGAGGGCGCTTTCTACGGTACATTAAAGTCTGAAATCGAACGGATCTGGAAGAGCGGCAAGCACGTTATTCTGGACGTAGACGTAAAAGGAGGATTAAGTATAAAGCATTTTTACAAAGAAAGAGCACTGGCCGTATTCGTTAAGCCACCGTCCATAGACGAGCTGGCCAAGCGCCTGACGGCCCGCAACACCGATTCGGCCTCCAGCATCAGCAGCCGCGTGTTCAAAGCCAAGTTTGAGATGGGCTTTGAGGACCAGTTCGACAAGGTGATCGTGAACGACGACCTGACCCGGGCCTGCACTGAGGCGGAGAAGCTGGTAAATGATTTTCTGAAGTCTGAACCCGCGATCGTATGAAGGTAGGGCTCCTGTTTGGCTCCTTCAACCCCATCCATACCGGGCACCTTATACTTGCCAACTTCATGGCCACCAACACCGACCTGGATACGGTATGGCTGGTTGTGTCTCCGCAGAACCCGTTTAAGCCCAGCAACACGCTGCTGCACGAGTTCGACAGGCTGCACATGGTGTCGCTGGCGATAGCCGATAACCCGAACCTGGGCGTGTCGAACATTGAGTTCAGCATGCCCAAGCCGAGCTACACCATCGACACCCTGACCTATCTGCAGGAGAAGTATCCCAGCTATGAGTTTGTGCTGATTATGGGGGAGGACAACCTGTCGTTGTTTCCGAAGTGGAAGAACGCCGAGAGCATCCTGGCGTTTCACAAGGTTTACGTTTACCCGCGCTCCGGCTCCGTTACCACGGAGCTGCCGGACATGCCGAACGTAACTTTTGTGAAAGCTCCTGTACTGGATATCTCCGCCACGTTCATCCGCAAATGCATACGAGAGGAGAAAAGTATAAAGTACCTGGTGCCGGATGAGGTGGCCGATTACATCCAGGTGCACCGGCTCTACCAGTAGCTTTCCTCGTGTCAGGTAACGCGATACACGTAGCACGCCCAGTTTGTAGTATAACTTGAGTGAAAACAGAAAAGGCCTTCGATCTTGATCGAAGGCCTTTTCTGTAATCGTATTTCTTGCTGCGTGCTACGAGGTACGCATTTAGATCGTCATGATCTCCGCTTCCTTCTTGGCAAGCAGCTCATCTATCTTCACGATGTAAGCGTCAGTCAGCTTCTGTACTTTGCCCTCTGCGTCGCGAACGGCGTCTTCGGCAGTGCCTTCCTTCTGCAGCTTCTTCAGCGAGTCGTTTACATCTTTACGGATGTTGCGGATGCTGATCTTGCCGTTCTCTGTTTCTCCCTTCACCTGCTTTACCAGGTCGCGGCGGCGCTCCTCCGTCAGGGCAGGAATGTTCAGGCGAACCGCGTCAGCCTCTTGCTGTGGGTTCAGGCCAAGGTCGCTGTTCTTGATGGCTTTGTTGATCTCACCAAGCATGTTCTTCTCCCAAGGCTTGATAAGCAGCGTGCGTGCATCCGGTGCAGCAACGTTGGCAACCTGGGAAATTGGAGTCGGGTTGCCGTAGTAGTCTACGCGCAGGTGCTCGATCATGGCAGGGGAGGCCTTACCCGCTCTGATTTTGGTTAGCTCGCTGCTGGTATGCTGCAAGGCCTTCTGCATAGACTCCTCCGCCTCGCTTAGGTAAAACTGAATTTCTTCCGTCATATCTGTTTACTTATTCTTGTTCTGAAAAATTTCTGGGCAAAAATAGCAAATTTTATTTTTTGTCGCCTTTTGGCCCCGACTGCATCTGGTCTACCGTTTCCTTCAGCGTTTCGCCGAGGTCGTCCATGCTCACGAGCGTTCCCACGCGCTCGCCCTGCACCAGGCGCTTCAGGTTGCCCTGCGTGTTCATGTCGAACACGATAATAGGGAGGTCATTCTCTTTGCACAGCGTAAAGGCTGTCATGTCCATTACGTTCAGCCCCTGCTCGAAAACGTCCTTAAACGAGATCTGGGAGTAGAATACGGCGTTCGGGTCTTTCTCCGGGTCAGCAGAGTAAATGCCGTCCACACGGGTGCCTTTCAGTACCACGTCGGCCTCAATCTCGATGGCGCGCAGCGAGGCGGCCGAATCGGTTGTGAAGTACGGGTTACCGGTGCCGGCGCCAAAGATTACCACACGGCCCTTCTCCAGGTGGCGCACGGCGCGGCGGCGGATGTAGGGCTCGCATACTTGCTGAATGTTGATGCCGGAGAGCAGTCGCGTGTACACGCCCAGTTTCTCGAGGGCGCTTTGCAGTGCCATGCTGTTGATAACGGTCGCCAGCATGCCCATGTAGTCTCCCTGCACACGGTCCAGCCCAACCTGCTCCGCCTGCACGCCCCTGAAAATATTACCTCCGCCAATCACTACGGCCACTTCCACACCCAGGGCGGCTACCTCTTTAATCTCTTCGGCATACTGAATCAGTCTGTTAGAGTCGATGCCGTACTGCTGTTCGCCCATCAGTGCCTCGCCACTCAGCTTTAGCAAAATTCGTTTATACTTCACGGTATTTTATCTGTATAGGTTTTGAATTCTTTTAACACAAAGAAGCGGCCACCGTGGCAGCCGCTCTCGCTAACAAATATCTATTGAAAAAGGATCAGCACCTGGCTCTTTTCTACGTTTTGCCTGGTCTGCACCTTTATTTCCTTTACGACGCCATCGCCCGGCGACTTAAGGATGTTCTCCATCTTCATCGCCTCCAGGATCATGATCGGGTCGCCTTTCTTTACTTCCTGGCCCGGCTCTACCTTAATCTCAAGTATAAGCCCCGGCATGGGCGCTTTCACGTCATTCACCTTGTTGGCGTTGGCGTTGCTCATGCCCAGCTTGTCCAGCAGCAGGTCAAAACGGTCTTTAACGCTAACAGTCTGTATGGCACCGTTTATCTTAAAGTTGAAGGTCTTTTCCTGGTAATTAGCCGAAACTACCTCCGCGGTGAAGGAGCGGGAGCCTTTGATGATGTGGTAGGTATTGGGGCCGATAGGCGAGACGTCCCAGCCAAAAGGTGTTCCGTTTAGGGAGATACCATCTTTCTGAATATCAACCTGCCATGTTTTGTCGTTACCGGTTTTTACCTGAAGCATCTTCTTTCGTATGGTTTTGACCTTAAAGTTAGTGGTTTCTCAGAGTATTTTTAGAACTTCACCTCAAAATTAAATCATTCCAAGCATGAATCATAGGTTTCTGAGCATAGTAGGTTTAGCGGCTGCCATGGCCTTTACGAGTGGCTGCAACACCAATAAAGCCGTTGTAGCGACAAAAGCCCCTGCCCCGGCTGCACGCAAAGCCAAAGCAGCCCCCGCCGACGCTGTGCCCGTGTGGGCATCGAAAAAGTATGCCTTTAACCCCTCCCGAACCAAGGAGAGCGACCTGCTGCACACCACCCTGCGCGTGAGCTTTGACTGGGAGAAACAGTACCTGCACGGTTTGGCGGAGATTACGGCAAAGCCATACTTCTACCCGCAGCGCCAGTTGGTGCTGGATGCCAAAGGCATGGATATCCACAGCGTATACCTAATGCAAGGCTACGACGGAACGCCGCTGGAGTTTGACTATGACGGCCAAAAGCTGACGATTGACTTGGGTAAGGCCTACACCCGCGAGGAGCAGTACACCATTGAGGTAGACTACACAGCCAAGCCGAACGAGCTGCCGACCGGTGGCTCCGATGCCATTACAGCGGATAAGGGCCTGTACTTTATCAACCCGCTGGGGAAGGAGCCGAACAAGCCGCAGCAGATCTGGACGCAGGGCGAAACGGAGGCCAGCTCGGCCTGGTTCCCCACCATCGATGCGCCCAACGAGCGCATGACGCAGGAAATCTACGTTACGGTAGACCCCAAGTATAAAACCCTGTCCAACGGCGAGTTTATCTACTCGCGGCAGAACGCCGACGGCACCAAAACAGATTACTGGAAGCAAGAGCTGCCCCACGCCCCGTACCTGGCCATGCTGGCCATCGGCGACTTTGCCGTGGTGCAGGACAAGTGGCGCGACAGGGAGGTGAACTACTATGTGGAGCCGGCCTATAAAAATACAGCCAAGAAAGTATTCGGCAACACGCCCGAAATGATGGAGTTTTTCTCGCAGAAGCTGGGAGTGGCTTACCCGTGGCCAAAGTATGCGCAGGTGGTCGTGCGCGATTTTGTGTCGGGGGCGATGGAGAACACCTCGGCCTCCACCTTTATGGAGGATCTGCAGCTAAACGAGCGCGAGCTGCTCGATAAGAGCTGGGACGGTATTATCGCGCATGAGCTGTTCCACCAGTGGTTCGGAGACTACGTAACGACGGAGTCCTGGGCCAACCTGCCCCTGAACGAGGCTTTCGCCAACTACTCCGAGTACCTGTGGGCCGAGCACAAGTACGGCGCAGACGAGGCCGCCTACCTGCAGATGGATGAGCTAAGCCAGTACCTGGATGAGGCGCAGGAAAAGCGGGAGCCGCTCATCCGCTACTACTACAAAGACCGCGAAGACATGTTCGACAGCCACTCCTACGCCAAAGGCGGCCGCGTGCTGCACATGCTGCGCCAGTTGGTTGGCGACGAAGCCTGGTGGGCCTCGCTCAACTTATACCTAACGCGAAACAAGTTCTCCGATGTAGAGGTGGCGGAGCTGCGCATGGCCTTCGAGGATGTGACAGGCCGTGACTTGATGTGGTTCTTTGACCAGTGGTTTATGCAGCCGGGGCACCCGGAGCTGAAAGTGGAGCAAACCTACGCCAACGGGCAGGTAAAGCTGTACGTCCGGCAGATGCAGGACACAACCTATGCGCCGCTGTACCGCCTGCCGCTAAACGTCGCCGTGTGGGCGGGGGGCAAAAAGCAGGTGCACCCGGTGGTGGTAGACAAGGCCGAGCAGCTCTTTACCTTTGATGTGGCGGAGCAGCCGCAGCTGGTGTTGCTGGACCCGGAGCAGCAGCTACTGGGGGTGGTGGAGCAGGAGAAAACAGAGCAGGAGCTGCTCTTCCAATTCCACAACGCCGAACAGCTGGCCCTGAAGCTCGAGGCGCTGGAGGAACTACAGGAGCAGGCGGCCCGCCCGCAGGTGCTCAGCATGTACCAGCAGGCCCTGCGGGATGAATACTGGATGGTCCGAAGCAAAGCCATAAACATGCTCAGCCAGCTAAAGGAGGGGCAGGCAGCGCCGGTAGAGCCGAAGGTAAAGGAAATGGCCACACAGGACGAAAAAGGAGCCGTGCGGGCCGACGCCATACTTGCCCTGGCAGGCTGGAACGGCAACAAGTATAAACCGGTGTTTGAAAAAGCCATGCGCGACAGTTCCTACCAGGCCAGCGCCGCCGCCATACTTGCCTACGCGGGCACCGGTGCGGCGGACGCGCCGAAGAAGCTTGCCCGGTTTGAGGGTGAGACCAACGAGGAAATAGTGCTGGCCCTGGCCACCCTTTATGCCGTGGAGGCCGGCCCTGAAAAGTACGGCTGGTTTATGAAACAGATGAAGGCAGCAAGCGGCGGCGAACTTTATTACCTCCTGCAAAGCTTTGGCGCCTACCTGGCCGGAAACAGCGAGACGAACACCCCCGAAGTGATTTCCCTGCTGGCCGACCTGGCGCAGCACCACCGGTTGTACTACGTGCGCGCGGCTGCCTATCAGGCACTTATGGTGATGTCGGAGAAGCCGGAGGTGCAGGCTTTGCTGTAGCAGATCAAGGCCAATGAGAAGGACGCGCGCCTGCTGGAAATGTACGGTGCGTAAGCCTGCGCGAAATTTTTTAACATTTTTTTACCGGAATGTTTGACTTCGATAAAAAAGCGCTTAATTTTGCATCCACTTAGAACGAAGAACACGGCAGAAGCGGTGAGGTTTTAAGGGAAAAGTTCTGCTGTTTTGATGTAGGATTAAGTTTCGGGGAGATTCCAGAGCGGCCAAATGGGACGGACTGTAACTCCGTTGTCTTACGACTTCGCAGGTTCGAATCCTGCTCTCCCCACAACTGAATGAGTGAATAAGCGAATGAGTGAATTGTGTATTCAGGCATTCAATTATTCACTCATTCAAAATTAAAGTAAGCGGGAGTAGCTCAGTTGGTAGAGCGATAGCCTTCCAAGCTATAGGCCGCGAGTTCGACCCTCGTCTCCCGCTCATTTAAGTCAGAAAACATATTTACTAAAAGGACTGGAGAAGGAAATTCATGCAGATGAGCTTCCTTTTTAGTGTAAATAGGGTTGTAGTTTTCTGGTGGATTCAAAAGCCGACGTAGCTCAGGGGTAGAGTACTTCCTTGGTAAGGAAGGGGTCGTGGGTTCAATTCCCATCGTTGGCTCACAGTCCGTTACGTGTATATTTAAAAGCGCGACATAAACTTAAACGTTTTAACCTTAATTTAATATCATACAATGGCTAAAGAAACATTTGACCGTTCCAAACCGCACGTAAATATCGGTACTATTGGTCACGTTGACCACGGTAAGACTACTCTTACAGCTGCTATCACTACTGTGTTGGCTAAGAAAGGTCTGGCTTCGCTTCGTGACTTCTCTTCAATTGACAACGCTCCTGAAGAAAAAGAAAGAGGTATTACTATCAATACTTCTCACGTAGAATACGCTACAGAAAACCGTCACTATGCTCACGTTGACTGCCCAGGTCACGCTGACTACGTGAAGAACATGGTTACTGGTGCTGCCCAGATGGACGGTGCTATCCTAGTGGTTGCTGCTACTGATGGTCCTATGCCACAGACGCGTGAGCACATCCTTCTTGCCCGTCAGGTAGGTGTACCTCAGCTGGTAGTATTCATGAACAAAGTGGACATGGTGGACGACCCAGAGCTTCTTGAGCTGGTTGAGATGGAAATCCGTGAACTGCTTTCTTTCTACGAGTTCGATGGCGATAACATTCCAGTGATTCAGGGTTCAGCTCTTGGTGGCCTTAACGGCGACGACAAGTGGGTGAAAACTATCGAAGAGCTGATGGATGCTGTTGATAGCTGGATTCCACTTCCAGAGCGTCTGGTTGACCTTCCATTCTTGATGCCAGTTGAGGACGTGTTCTCAATCACTGGTCGTGGTACAGTAGCTACTGGCCGTATCGAGCGTGGTGTAATCAACTCAGGTGAGCCGGTTGAAATCCTTGGTATGGGTGCTGAGAACCTGAAGTCTACAGTTACTGGTGTGGAGATGTTCCGCAAGATCCTTGACAGAGGTGAAGCTGGTGACAACGTAGGTCTGCTGCTTCGTGGTATTGAGAAAACTGATATCCGTCGTGGTATGGTTATCTGTAAGCCAGGTTCAGTTAAGCCTCACACTAAATTCAAAGCCGAAGTTTACGTTCTTTCTAAAGAAGAAGGTGGCCGTCACACGCCATTCTTCAACAAGTACCGTCCACAGTTCTACTTCAGAACGACAGACGTTACTGGCGAGATCATGCTTCCAGAAGGCGTAGAAATGGTTATGCCAGGTGATAACATCACTATCGAGGTGAACCTGATCAACGCTGTAGCGATGGAGAAAGGTCTGCGTTTCGCTATCCGTGAGGGTGGTAGAACTGTAGGTGCCGGTCAGGTAACTGAAATCCTTGACTAATAATATGTTTCAAACCCGTTCTTGGAAAAGTTTTTTAAGAACGGGTTTGTTTTCATAAAACTTATGGATAAATTTGCACTCCATTTAAAAAAGTGGCGTGCATTTTTTTACGGGTGTAGCTCAATTGGTAGAGTAGTGGTCTCCAAAACCATTGGCTGGGAGTTCGAGTCTCTCCACCCGTGCAATTTTTCACTATCTGGTAAGCGAAGCGATGAGCAACATAAGGACCTATATTAACGATACTGTGGAGGAGATGAAAGATAGAGTCTCCTGGCCAACATACTCTGAGCTGCAGAACAGCTCGGTGCTGGTGTTGATCGGTTCTTTGATTTTTGCTCTTGTGGTTGGCGCAATGGACTTTGGGTTCGATACTGTGCTGACTTGGTTTTACAACCAGTTTTAATAAAGTCTATGGCTGATTTAAAGTGGTATGTAGTTCGTGCGGTTAGTGGCCAGGAGAAAAAAGCGAAAGCTTACCTGGAGAATGAGATAATGAGGCACAACCTCGATGAGTATGTTCCGCAGGTGTTGATACCGGCAGAGAAAGTATACGAAATGCGAGGCGGCAAGAAACGAATCAGAGAGCGTAGTTTTTTCCCAGGCTACGTGCTGGTGCACGCCGACCTCTCTCACGGTGAAGCAGAACACATTATTATCAGTACGCCGGGTGTCATCGGCTTCTTAGGTACTGAGGAGAAGGGTGCGGCAAGTAAAAAGCCGGTGCCGCTGCGCCAGTCGGAGGTAAACAGAATACTGGGTACTGTAGACGAGGCAGAAGAGCAGACAGAAGTACTTGACACGCCATTTGTAGTTGGGGAGATTGTAAAAGTAATGGATGGTCCATTCAGCGGTTTCTCCGGTACGGTGGAAGAGGTGTTCGAGGAGCGTAAGAAGCTGAACGTAATGGTGAAGATCTTCGGAAGAAACACACCGGTTGAGCTGAACTACATGCAAGTAGAAAAAGAATCGTAGTAAATACATATAATGGCAAAGGAAATAAAAGGTTATCTGAAGCTTCAGATAAAGGGAGGTGCCGCGAACCCATCGCCACCGGTTGGACCTGCACTTGGTTCTAAAGGTCTTAACATCATGGAGTTCTGTAAGCAGTTCAATGCTAGAACACAGGATAAGGCAGGCCAGGTGTTACCAGTTTTGATTACTATTTACGCAGACAAGTCGTTTGACTTCGTTGTTAAAACTCCACCTGCTCCAGTGTTGCTGATGGACGCCGCTAAAATCAAAGGCGGTTCCAAAGAGCCTAACCGTAACAAAGTTGGCTCGGTATCATGGGATCAGATCAAAGAGATTGCTGAAACGAAGATGCCTGACCTGAATGCTTTCAAACTGGAGTCAGCCATGAAAATGGTAGCAGGAACAGCAAGAAGCATGGGAATCACCGTATCTGGCACAGCTCCGTGGAACGAATAACAAGTTGAAGGAAAATGGCGAAGATTTCAAAAAATAGAAAAGCGGCTTTAGCGAAAGCCGATCTAACGAAAGAGTATTCTTTAACAGATGCCGCTTCAGTTGTAAAGGACATTACCTTCACAAAGTTTGATGCCTCTGTTGATATTGATGTACGTTTAGGCGTAGATCCACGAAAAGCAGATCAGATGGTTCGTGGTATCGTTACATTGCCTCATGGTACTGGTAAAGAAGTAAAAGTACTTGCCCTAGTTACTCCGGACAAAGAGGAGGAAGCTAGAGAAGCTGGCGCTGACTTCGTTGGTCTTGATGATTATATCCAGAAAATCGAAAAAGGATGGACGGATGTTGACGTAATCATCACGATGCCTGCAGTTATGGCTAAAGTAGGTCGTTTGGGTAGAATCTTAGGTCCTCGTAACCTGATGCCAAACCCTAAGTCGGGTACCGTTACTCAAGATGTAGCGAAAGCTGTTAAAGAGGTGAAAG includes:
- a CDS encoding glycosyltransferase family 2 protein, coding for MPVSISVVVITFNEERNIARCLESVRNVADEIVVVDSFSTDRTKEICLSFGCRFVEHPFEGHIEQKNYALTQAAHYHVLSLDADEALSPDLEQAVLAAKSNWQADAYSMNRLTNYCGKWIHHSGWYPDTKVRLFDRSKATWGGENPHDKIILSKGAKLQHLQGDLLHYSYYSVSQHLGQINRFTDASSKALIRDGKTVSLPMVILKPAFRFFRAYILKRGFMDGPEGFIISVSSAVSVYYKYVKLYMHNKQVNRGS
- a CDS encoding glycosyltransferase family 4 protein; protein product: MRILHLVSEKTWRGGEQQVAYLIEELDKQGVTNLVACRQHSAFHTYCQQQQLPHLALPFANEFDVVTALRVKAYSKQNKVDLMHVHSGHSHAISVLSHVLGNTLPIILSRRVDFPVKNNLLSRLKYNYKGIKRVVCVSDKIKEVVSASLKHPELCVTVHSGVDLSRFANSKKDGKLHREFNLPPSAPLIGNVSAIAPHKDYYTFVDTAELVLKQHPEAFFFIVGDGPLREEIKAYVQQKKLQQSFVFTGFRNNVPQLMPELDVMLVTSETEGLGTTILDAFACQVPVVATKAGGIPEIVRNEDTGLLAPVKSPAILAEKVHQVLTNAALRSTIIQGASKLLQEFSKENTALRTLAVYKEVLQQV
- a CDS encoding class I SAM-dependent methyltransferase, coding for MRRSYKGIPINTSKNTHETVFNLLPADKGARILDVPSGAGAFTQRLKDNGYSNIVSVDVVNGLQIAHDQFIQGDMTKPLPFEDNSVDVVVCIDGIEHINKQFDFAREVNRILKPGGYFIVSTPNISSLHSRFRWFLTGHHNKCKSPLDEQRPDPSHHIAMISYPEMRYLLHSSNFRIDVVTTNQTKPASWLYLPLVPLAYLTTKMVYSKEEKDQDQRTRNRQIISQTHSKPVLFGETMIVRAQKVG
- a CDS encoding sigma-70 family RNA polymerase sigma factor gives rise to the protein MSEQTGKQLSKEEKDARFEAELLPVLDPLYNFAYRLTLDEDDANDLVQETYLKAYRFFDYFEQGTNAKAWLFRILKNSFINEFRKKSKQPAKVDYSEVEGYYNSEDVEGESGVASTTDMRTESVQDLIGDEVASALNALPVDFRTVIILCDLEGFTYEEMAKILDIPIGTVRSRLHRARNSLKEKLEKYAKGMGYNS
- a CDS encoding anti-sigma factor family protein, producing MESKITEVYPKAPGDARTADCEQVSHMLDLMIDGEASPEEQKFFNHHIEDCVSCFENHQKQKLLKGLITGHLKRVIVPHSLVQSIKARIQETL
- the gmk gene encoding guanylate kinase, coding for MQGKIIIFSAPSGAGKTTIVKHLLSVNPQLNFSISACTRDKRGRTEENGKDYYFITPEDFKKKIANDEFVEWEEVYEGAFYGTLKSEIERIWKSGKHVILDVDVKGGLSIKHFYKERALAVFVKPPSIDELAKRLTARNTDSASSISSRVFKAKFEMGFEDQFDKVIVNDDLTRACTEAEKLVNDFLKSEPAIV
- the nadD gene encoding nicotinate (nicotinamide) nucleotide adenylyltransferase, producing MKVGLLFGSFNPIHTGHLILANFMATNTDLDTVWLVVSPQNPFKPSNTLLHEFDRLHMVSLAIADNPNLGVSNIEFSMPKPSYTIDTLTYLQEKYPSYEFVLIMGEDNLSLFPKWKNAESILAFHKVYVYPRSGSVTTELPDMPNVTFVKAPVLDISATFIRKCIREEKSIKYLVPDEVADYIQVHRLYQ
- the frr gene encoding ribosome recycling factor, whose translation is MTEEIQFYLSEAEESMQKALQHTSSELTKIRAGKASPAMIEHLRVDYYGNPTPISQVANVAAPDARTLLIKPWEKNMLGEINKAIKNSDLGLNPQQEADAVRLNIPALTEERRRDLVKQVKGETENGKISIRNIRKDVNDSLKKLQKEGTAEDAVRDAEGKVQKLTDAYIVKIDELLAKKEAEIMTI